The sequence CTGCCGGCGACTGGTCTTTCGGCTTTGGCCGCGCCCAGTACGTGACGGGCGAATTGGCCGTTCCGCGGAAGTAGCGCGGGCGTGCCCATCTGGGGTGGCTTGTTCGAGTTTATGTTGTCAGTATGTCAGTACAAACCTTTGACAGGACATTCGATCTAGGGCAAAGTAGTCCGTGTGGCCCACGCCACGGCCTGCCAGTCCCGGACCCCCTGCTCCGCAAAGGACCCGAGTTCCACACCAGAAAGGTCCACGATCACCGTGACCCACGAGCTTCTTACGATCGGGCGCATCAGCGTTGATATCTACCCGAACGACATCGGGGTTGGCCTGGAGGACGTCAACTCCTTCGGCAAATACCTGGGCGGTTCACCGTCCAATGTCGCTGTTGCCGCAGCCCGCCACGGCCGCCGGACGGGCGTCATTACCCGCACCGGGGACGACGCATTCGGCACCTACCTGCACCGGGAACTGCACAAGTTCAATGTCGACGACACGTTCGTCACGCCGGTAAGGGACTGGCCCACGGCGGTCACATTCTGCGCCATTAAACCGGCCACAGACGAGTTTCCGCTGTACTTCTACGGCCGTTTTCCCACCGCTCCGGACCTGCAGATCAAGGCTGAAGAGCTGGACCTCGAAGCCATCCGCGGGGCCCGCATCTTCTGGTCCACGGTGACCGGCCTGTGCCAGGAGCCTTCCCGCTCCGCGCACCTCGCTGCCCATGAGGCCCGTCCACGCACCGGCCTGGCCGAGGGGCAGTTCACCATCCTGGACCTGGACTACCGGCCCATGTTCTGGGCCTCCGAGGATGAAGCCCGCGCAGAAGTGGCCAGGATCCTCCCGCATGTCACCGTCGCCATCGGCAATGACAAGGAATGCGCCGTGGCCGTAGGGGAGGGAACCCCGGACGAGCAGGCGGACCGGCTGCTGGCCGCCGGCGTCGAGATCGCCGTCGTCAAGCTCGGTGCCGAAGGCGTGATGGCCAAGACGCGTACCGAGCGCGTGGTCTCCGCCCCCGTCCCGGTGGAAACCCTCAACGGCCTGGGTGCCGGTGATTCGTTCGGCGGC comes from Pseudarthrobacter sp. NIBRBAC000502770 and encodes:
- the iolC gene encoding 5-dehydro-2-deoxygluconokinase, whose protein sequence is MTHELLTIGRISVDIYPNDIGVGLEDVNSFGKYLGGSPSNVAVAAARHGRRTGVITRTGDDAFGTYLHRELHKFNVDDTFVTPVRDWPTAVTFCAIKPATDEFPLYFYGRFPTAPDLQIKAEELDLEAIRGARIFWSTVTGLCQEPSRSAHLAAHEARPRTGLAEGQFTILDLDYRPMFWASEDEARAEVARILPHVTVAIGNDKECAVAVGEGTPDEQADRLLAAGVEIAVVKLGAEGVMAKTRTERVVSAPVPVETLNGLGAGDSFGGAFCHGLLSGWPLEQVLDYANAAGAIVASRLSCADAMPTPDEVTSLLAERGRTVPGAASGASIPEGAAL